A region from the Thermodesulfobacteriota bacterium genome encodes:
- a CDS encoding sulfite exporter TauE/SafE family protein, which translates to MPELIFSHFIQIDFATALQVVILGFIGGILSGFIGSGGAFFMTPGMMNLGIPGVMAVGSNITHKFGKALMGSKKHSEYGNVDKRLAVCMVTTSLVGIRLAVWINSTLFKIGGEGHGEGGGGAASDLYISGVFIFILTIVAISMLRDALKSGNEGEGPSMKIVNFISRHNLPPYINFKVSDVRVSLWVVLICGFATGYLAGTIGVGGFIGVPAMIYVFGVPTAVAAGSELYLAMFMGAWGALDYAFQGFVDIRLTMLLYLGSLIGVYIGAYGVKVVKEVVIRIVTGAIILICVGSRAVAVPMYLRRLGWISFNPAWDTYFNQASKGLLFLAGISGMIIILYNVVKAYRQRRHIRTTLIGAGALPE; encoded by the coding sequence ATGCCTGAGCTTATATTTTCGCATTTTATTCAAATTGACTTCGCTACCGCCCTCCAGGTGGTGATTCTGGGATTTATCGGTGGAATTTTGAGTGGTTTTATAGGGAGTGGCGGTGCCTTCTTCATGACTCCAGGCATGATGAACCTGGGTATACCCGGCGTGATGGCAGTAGGAAGCAATATTACCCACAAGTTCGGCAAGGCCTTGATGGGTAGTAAGAAGCACAGCGAATATGGCAACGTGGACAAACGTCTGGCGGTGTGCATGGTGACAACCTCCCTCGTCGGCATCCGGCTGGCCGTCTGGATCAATAGCACCCTCTTCAAGATAGGGGGGGAAGGACATGGCGAGGGCGGTGGTGGTGCGGCTTCCGACCTCTATATTAGCGGGGTGTTCATCTTCATTCTGACCATAGTGGCTATATCAATGTTGCGGGATGCTCTCAAGTCCGGTAATGAGGGTGAAGGGCCGTCTATGAAGATCGTGAACTTCATTTCCAGGCATAACCTTCCACCTTACATAAACTTCAAAGTATCGGATGTCAGAGTATCCTTATGGGTGGTTCTTATCTGCGGTTTTGCCACCGGTTACCTGGCTGGCACCATAGGAGTAGGCGGGTTCATAGGCGTGCCGGCCATGATCTACGTTTTCGGAGTACCTACTGCCGTAGCTGCCGGCTCTGAGCTTTACCTGGCAATGTTCATGGGAGCATGGGGGGCGCTAGATTATGCCTTCCAAGGATTTGTAGACATCCGGCTCACCATGCTCCTATACCTGGGCTCACTCATCGGGGTATATATCGGAGCTTATGGTGTCAAAGTGGTGAAGGAGGTGGTTATAAGGATAGTGACCGGGGCAATCATCTTGATATGTGTGGGAAGCCGGGCAGTCGCGGTACCCATGTACCTGCGCCGGCTTGGCTGGATAAGCTTTAACCCTGCCTGGGATACCTACTTCAACCAAGCCAGCAAGGGACTGCTTTTTCTGGCCGGAATATCGGGAATGATCATAATTCTCTACAATGTGGTTAAAGCTTATCGGCAAAGAAGGCACATCAGGACAACATTGATTGGGGCAGGGGCACTTCCGGAGTAG
- a CDS encoding response regulator — protein MDDKIKKIDDWMVRITFAEAGKPETGFRLTGADLKTKLALDKIMVVRSEKTNGEIRRDGEIMEMPDQQKPEIKKGGKLNVMILDDEPIVGKRLKPALIKAGFDVEVFLNPREALARLDEQEFDIVVTDLKMEEVDGIQVLENVLSKCKKTRVILITGYATVEVAREALVKGAFDFIAKPFKPNDLRAVINKAALSMGHKGVTFD, from the coding sequence ATGGATGATAAAATCAAAAAAATAGACGACTGGATGGTAAGGATAACCTTCGCTGAAGCAGGAAAGCCGGAAACGGGTTTTCGTCTGACCGGTGCTGATCTGAAAACGAAGCTTGCCCTGGACAAGATAATGGTTGTGAGATCGGAAAAAACCAACGGCGAAATAAGGAGGGATGGAGAAATCATGGAAATGCCAGATCAACAGAAACCGGAAATAAAAAAGGGTGGAAAGCTGAACGTTATGATACTGGACGATGAACCCATTGTTGGAAAGCGTCTGAAACCTGCGCTTATAAAGGCAGGGTTTGACGTTGAAGTTTTCCTGAATCCCAGAGAAGCCCTGGCTCGCCTGGACGAACAAGAGTTCGACATAGTCGTCACCGACCTGAAGATGGAAGAGGTGGACGGTATTCAGGTACTGGAGAATGTCCTCTCCAAATGCAAAAAAACCAGGGTGATCCTAATTACGGGATATGCCACCGTAGAGGTGGCAAGAGAGGCACTGGTGAAAGGGGCCTTTGACTTTATCGCAAAGCCTTTCAAGCCCAACGACTTGAGAGCGGTGATTAATAAAGCGGCCTTGTCTATGGGGCATAAAGGGGTCACTTTTGATTGA
- a CDS encoding cytidylate kinase-like family protein — MQIICISSGAYSGGQDLARRLAEKLGYGCLSRDELIEAATREGIRVGKLEMAMVKPGIFSERLALERDIYLAFSTAYLCERAKEGGLVYHGRTGHLLLSGVSHVLRVRVLADEEYRIRAVMQKLGLVRQKAQKYIQEVDEDRRRWVHSMYGVSWDDAANYDMVINLARLSLENAATVLMNMAQLPDFQMTPASMRAMDNLRLAAGTRMAIAKDERTHEASVKVRADNGLVTVTYLPQDAGFADFIPAVCKNLPGLKEIRATMAMTNLLWIEEEFQPGSEVWDHVLEIATKWNAAVELMRLAPEGGETVEEGQAIVGSARNTAIPGLREYNGGIEDDVPENEAADNGGLKETRDELARIGKSGGGRVVYGGQDQLINAIDRTIPYTLVVIGEVFKSKDHSTRLRATRDLSSFLSDRIKAPVVTSDELGSQFLFGKRDIPKVATLVIVVFAIYLLVFTNQEFVLAFLSQAGWYAEAVKDTILSIVDWGPKIIVSLSVFIFAPIVAYCYGTVVRAIMKLIKME; from the coding sequence ATGCAAATCATATGTATTTCGAGCGGAGCCTACAGTGGCGGCCAGGATCTGGCTAGGCGCCTAGCCGAGAAGCTGGGTTATGGTTGCTTGAGCCGGGATGAGCTTATAGAGGCAGCAACCAGGGAAGGCATACGCGTGGGCAAACTGGAGATGGCCATGGTAAAACCGGGCATTTTCAGCGAGCGCCTTGCCCTTGAAAGGGACATTTACCTGGCTTTTTCCACCGCTTACCTGTGTGAGAGGGCAAAAGAAGGTGGGCTTGTATACCATGGTCGAACCGGCCATCTCCTGCTTTCCGGAGTAAGCCATGTGCTGCGCGTGCGTGTGCTGGCAGACGAGGAGTATCGTATTCGTGCGGTTATGCAAAAGCTCGGCCTGGTCCGTCAAAAGGCCCAAAAGTATATACAGGAAGTTGACGAGGACAGGAGAAGATGGGTCCACTCCATGTACGGGGTGTCATGGGACGATGCAGCCAACTACGACATGGTTATAAACCTTGCCCGGTTGAGCCTGGAGAACGCAGCCACTGTCCTCATGAACATGGCCCAGCTGCCCGACTTCCAGATGACCCCGGCCTCCATGAGAGCCATGGATAACCTCAGGTTAGCGGCTGGGACCAGGATGGCTATTGCCAAAGATGAACGGACCCATGAGGCAAGTGTAAAAGTGAGGGCTGATAACGGCTTGGTCACTGTGACCTACCTGCCCCAAGATGCCGGGTTTGCGGATTTCATACCGGCGGTTTGCAAAAACCTGCCCGGTTTGAAGGAAATCCGCGCTACCATGGCTATGACCAATCTCCTCTGGATAGAAGAGGAATTCCAACCTGGATCGGAGGTATGGGACCATGTGCTGGAGATAGCCACCAAGTGGAATGCAGCGGTGGAGCTTATGAGACTGGCACCCGAGGGCGGGGAAACCGTAGAAGAAGGGCAGGCTATAGTGGGTTCGGCAAGGAATACAGCCATCCCCGGCTTGAGGGAGTATAACGGAGGTATCGAAGATGATGTGCCGGAGAATGAGGCAGCCGACAACGGGGGCCTCAAGGAAACCCGTGATGAGCTTGCCAGGATTGGAAAATCAGGCGGAGGGCGCGTGGTCTATGGCGGACAGGATCAATTGATAAATGCTATAGACCGAACCATCCCTTATACATTAGTAGTTATAGGGGAAGTATTCAAGTCAAAAGACCACTCCACGAGACTTCGGGCCACCCGGGACCTCAGTAGCTTTTTAAGCGACCGCATCAAGGCGCCGGTGGTGACCTCGGACGAACTGGGAAGCCAGTTCCTGTTCGGAAAGCGCGACATCCCGAAGGTGGCTACTCTCGTGATCGTGGTGTTTGCGATTTACCTTCTGGTGTTCACAAACCAGGAGTTTGTTTTGGCTTTTCTGTCTCAGGCTGGATGGTATGCTGAAGCAGTCAAGGATACCATCCTCTCAATAGTGGATTGGGGTCCCAAAATAATAGTGTCATTGTCGGTGTTTATTTTTGCGCCAATTGTGGCTTATTGTTATGGGACCGTAGTTAGGGCAATTATGAAGTTGATAAAAATGGAATGA
- a CDS encoding ATP-binding protein, which produces MTTPTIESLPSWEDLAEEAQRALRKRPSVSIRVRLTLGFLAWFVLSLAIAVFSMVNVSSIREKLQFLESAQNYIFEIQQARRFEKNFFLYHTNLDDALEHVHNAREILKTNGQEMGKVVGGRNYDTMKSHLKQYEGLLLEIKKTESKNENPALKLKPIELRLRQFGAEMVIVGNQLVAKEREQVNSLLALSHKIPLVFLALLILLILSVAYFIVNQMLASLNRMVQATTRIAEGDFTPITPKRRYNDEFSRLAMALNHMMLQLVRRQEQLVQAHKLKAVGTLTAGVAHELNNPLNNIILTSSALMEEYKGLSDEEFEDMINDLLNESERAQKIVRKLLDFARESEMESEAIEVEEVIDQTLQLASNQIKLANVKVKGEISSELPQVYGDRQQLIQVFLNIVLNALDAMPNGGTLSISVHNTKDREYVAIDFTDTGVGIPEHKLGNIFDPFYTTKRDGKGTGLGLSVSLGIVQKHGGEITVSSKLNKGTTFSMLLPAAKIPASM; this is translated from the coding sequence ATGACCACACCTACTATAGAATCACTTCCTTCATGGGAAGACCTAGCAGAAGAGGCTCAGCGTGCGCTCAGAAAACGTCCATCCGTGTCCATACGGGTCAGGCTCACGCTGGGGTTTTTGGCATGGTTCGTCTTAAGCCTTGCCATAGCGGTTTTTTCAATGGTCAATGTCTCCAGTATCAGAGAGAAGCTACAGTTCTTGGAATCCGCACAGAACTATATCTTTGAGATACAACAGGCAAGAAGGTTTGAAAAGAACTTCTTTTTGTACCACACAAATCTTGATGATGCACTTGAACATGTCCACAATGCCAGGGAAATCCTGAAAACCAACGGCCAAGAAATGGGCAAGGTTGTAGGGGGGAGAAACTACGACACCATGAAAAGTCACCTGAAACAATATGAAGGCCTCCTCTTAGAAATCAAGAAAACTGAATCCAAAAATGAAAATCCAGCTCTCAAACTCAAACCCATAGAATTAAGACTGCGCCAGTTCGGCGCGGAGATGGTCATCGTGGGGAATCAGCTCGTAGCTAAAGAACGCGAGCAGGTGAACTCCTTGCTCGCCTTGTCCCATAAGATACCCCTCGTCTTTTTAGCCCTTCTCATCCTTCTCATCCTCTCAGTCGCGTACTTTATTGTCAACCAGATGCTGGCCTCCTTGAATCGAATGGTGCAGGCCACCACCCGCATCGCAGAAGGAGACTTTACTCCTATTACACCGAAGCGTCGATACAACGATGAGTTCTCCAGGCTTGCCATGGCTCTGAACCACATGATGCTACAGTTGGTCCGCCGCCAGGAGCAACTCGTACAAGCCCACAAGCTGAAAGCAGTAGGGACCCTTACCGCGGGCGTGGCCCACGAACTCAACAATCCCTTGAATAACATCATCCTGACCTCATCCGCCCTGATGGAGGAATACAAGGGGCTCTCCGATGAAGAATTCGAGGACATGATAAACGACTTGTTGAACGAGTCCGAGCGGGCACAAAAAATCGTTCGAAAGCTCCTCGATTTCGCGAGAGAAAGCGAGATGGAATCAGAGGCCATTGAGGTCGAAGAGGTCATAGACCAGACACTGCAACTCGCAAGCAACCAGATCAAATTGGCCAATGTTAAGGTAAAAGGCGAAATTAGTTCCGAGCTTCCACAGGTTTACGGGGACAGGCAGCAGCTCATCCAGGTATTTCTGAACATCGTCCTGAATGCCCTCGATGCCATGCCAAATGGTGGCACACTCAGCATTTCAGTCCACAATACCAAGGACCGTGAATACGTTGCCATAGACTTCACTGATACCGGCGTGGGAATACCCGAGCATAAGCTCGGGAATATCTTCGACCCTTTCTATACGACCAAACGAGACGGCAAAGGCACGGGCCTTGGCCTTTCAGTAAGCCTAGGGATAGTGCAAAAGCATGGCGGAGAAATCACAGTATCTAGCAAGTTAAACAAGGGAACAACTTTCTCTATGCTCCTTCCCGCCGCAAAGATACCGGCCAGCATGTAG